The proteins below are encoded in one region of Plasmodium relictum strain SGS1 genome assembly, chromosome: 5:
- a CDS encoding regulator of chromosome condensation, putative gives MYKLCDLKKKSEAKIKKCYELNSEDTNDNEDNNILNIRRKIFSHHNILDQLAILNKKKKTSIEENDVWDVISNISNYSSDNNKETEKKKILICLGNNNFGQLGFDENDWIGYIDFSTVVINKNKSGPFDEKNKKSKEFNAITNKLKKRRNSMYNNYLRNNLCNNEIYNKILTSLPNDFHLSTIEKNKNKNKTRKNKNDDISNYNNNKIDSYNSDDINNNISDINNNSNNDDKLIYGNKNDENNCNDNKNHVENLREIKLKKNNNEVANIKVDYISNNQKYFITNNNLKRNKYKESVMGKKKFFSENEMNYKEFKEKLKQYDDFLNMNEKEISSNNNKIKLKNEENNLFIPQIIKCGKYHSAVVSENGFVCLWGLNYYGQLGIDPRNSIYTCYKKTKFRKFKKKKKEKCCPLIQKEKTILSPYIYKLVPLKQFGYKHKVKNISLGAFHTLILSYDGYIFTFGCNKKSQLGLPDYYNKKISYTSKPFLIPINNNSNRILKSYNDKKNKKSFFSTNMIYSKIVHPIIYITCGTYNSGIIDANKKLWLWGWNQFGQIDNSYINEKIKRREKKEKEKYEISTKNNIRKLQKIKNLKKKKPYGNIENYQKKEKINNKNVNIPRNIKIKKKKIIQVSLGKYHSLCLTEDESIYVWGYLNKEENEKCCCISSNNYYKNVTTVTKIKILSNLHISSITSSSTHVVFVAPIKYVNEKNTFMKLNKIWNKSNIVKKAGDTFRYNILSKNENNNETFLKYDPYNFLNRGGDNVFYIKYTDLYHLINFNENVNKVDNLCNAYPIMNDDIYYNNKNNILKNNLFSQYLDKSRSNLKIENILKPLFFTHSYNFPEINSLQIFQVGIGKNFCIFMTSSPSINKILNNKKIDYINNICSLGLLRNKIPERNIFVIGKSDYNQLCLPGNSKHTDSPIYLDKNKLIDEVLKRNKKCNFLNISNKKKYSDQISYNNKLLYLKKYEERIKKSIANCNLLYNDFHRHKFSLIIDTSNSNKNYRPYKLNESNLSVSGQNKKSISYTQSLRNRDSNNNFNLITYIEKEDLKIDENYVEKYYKTDLKSKHIASIIEDREKSIDDNSKKIDKYNFSFNLLNKKYSKNSFNSHMQELGDSLNEKLNTELESEDAISFRFQCDNMKENKKEKLLHLIKNQGYVNLLNQDADVNSEKSNEKSINSDFEITETNHNPFEEFYECSSHKILCTNLNLNTNDKENIKKGEHFNLNSYNTVIDKRTSNITNKSLTSFQFKDDKQNSISTRKKSNSVNKKDLFRCMILKAIDNINDNCFDDKNEKRKLIGYEKVKSKFKVFKKRNTCLWNYFTYHETKKKNPSNYNLSEKIVNITLLDVACGDYHSLILLEVDILT, from the coding sequence atgtataaattatgtgatttaaaaaaaaaaagtgaagcaaaaataaaaaaatgttatgaATTAAACAGTGAAGACACTAATGATAATGAAGATAATAACATTCTAAATATAAGgagaaaaattttttctcATCATAATATATTAGATCAATTAGCTatcttaaataaaaaaaaaaaaacttctATTGAAGAAAATGATGTTTGGGATGTTATATCAAATATATCCAATTATTCTTCTGATAATAACAAagaaacagaaaaaaaaaaaatcttaatTTGTTTAGGTAATAATAACTTTGGTCAGCTAGGTTTTGATGAAAATGACTGGATAGGATATATAGATTTTTCAACTGTcgttattaataaaaataaatcggGTCCATTTGacgaaaaaaataaaaagagtaAGGAGTTTAATGctataacaaataaattaaaaaaaaggagaaaTTCTATGTATAATAACTATTTGCGCAATAATCTATgcaataatgaaatatataataaaatattaacaaGTTTGCCAAACGATTTTCATTTATCAactatagaaaaaaataaaaataaaaataaaactagaaaaaataaaaatgatgatatcagtaattataataataataagatTGATAGTTATAATAGtgatgatataaataacaatattagtgatattaataataattctaataatGATGATAAGTTAATTTATGgcaataaaaatgatgaaaataattgtaatgataataaaaatcatGTTGAAAATTTaagagaaataaaattaaaaaaaaataataatgaagtaGCCAATATTAAAGTGGATTATATTTCTAATAATCAAAAGTATTTTAttactaataataatttgaaGAGGAATAAATATAAGGAAAGTGTGatgggaaaaaaaaaatttttttctgaaaatgaaatgaattataaagaattcaaagaaaaattaaaacaatatGATGATTTCCTAAATatgaatgaaaaagaaattagtagcaataacaataaaataaaattaaaaaatgaagagaacaatttatttattcCTCAAATAATTAAATGCGGGAAGTATCATTCTGCTGTTGTTAGTGAAAATggttttgtttgtttatggGGATTAAACTACTATGGCCAGCTAGGAATAGATCCTAGAAACTCTATTTATACATGCTATAAAAAAAcgaaatttagaaaatttaaaaaaaagaaaaaagaaaaatgctGTCCACTAATCCAAAAGGAGAAAACAATTTTATctccatatatatataaattagtaCCTTTAAAGCAATTTGGTTACAAacataaagtaaaaaatattagtttAGGAGCATTTCATACTTTAATATTATCTTACGATggttatatttttacttttggttgtaataaaaaatctCAACTAGGATTACCCGactattataataaaaaaatttcttacaCAAGTAAGCCTTTTCTAATTcctattaataataattcaaatagaattttaaaatcttataacgataaaaaaaataaaaaatctttCTTCTCAACCAACATGATTTATTCTAAAATTGTTCATCCAATTATATACATAACTTGTGGAACATACAATAGTGGTATTATCGACGCAAATAAAAAACTGTGGTTATGGGGATGGAATCAATTTGGGCAAATTGATAACTCTTATATAAatgagaaaataaaaagaagagaaaagaaagaaaaggaaaaatatgaaataagcacaaaaaataatataagaaaattacaaaaaataaagaatttaaaaaaaaagaaacctTATGGgaatatagaaaattatcaaaaaaaagaaaagataaataacaaaaatgtcAATATACCAAgaaatataaagataaaaaaaaaaaaaatcatacaAGTCAGCTTAGGTAAATATCATAGTTTGTGCTTAACAGAAGATGAATCTATTTATGTATGGGGATATCtgaataaagaagaaaacgAAAAATGTTGTTGTATTTCAtctaataattattataaaaatgtaacaacagtaacaaaaataaaaattttaagtaatTTACATATATCAAGTATTACTTCTTCTAGTACACATGTAGTCTTTGTTGCACCTATAAAGTATGTAAATGagaaaaatacttttatgaaattaaataaaatttggaataaatcaaatatagTCAAAAAAGCTGGTGACACTTTTAGATATAATATATTGTCAAAAAATgagaataataatgaaacatttttgaaatatgATCCTTACAATTTCTTAAATAGAGGAGGAGACAatgtattttatataaagtaTACGGATTTATATCACTTAATAAATTTCAAcgaaaatgtaaataaagtGGATAATTTATGTAACGCTTATCCAATTATGAATGatgatatttattataacaataaaaataatattttaaaaaataatctttTTAGTCAATACTTAGATAAATCTAGAAGTAAtcttaaaatagaaaatatattaaaaccGTTATTCTTTACTCACAGTTATAATTTTCCTGAAATAAATTCTTTACAAATATTTCAAGTTGGTATTGGAAagaatttttgtatttttatgaCATCGTCCCCttctataaataaaattttgaataataaaaaaattgattatATAAACAACATTTGTTCTTTAGGTTTACTTAGAAATAAAATACCtgaaagaaatatattcGTTATAGGAAAATCGGATTATAATCAATTATGTTTGCCTGGTAATAGTAAGCATACAGATAGTCCTAtttatttagataaaaataagttaatAGATGAAGTgctaaaaagaaataaaaaatgtaatttcttaaatatatctaataaaaaaaagtattcaGATCAAATTAGCTACAATAATAAATTActttacttaaaaaaatatgaagaaagaataaaaaaaagtatagcAAATTGCAACTTATTATATAATGATTTTCATCGACATAAATTTTCCTTAATTATTGATACGagtaattcaaataaaaattatcgtccttataaattaaatgaatcaAATTTAAGTGTTTCTggtcaaaataaaaaatcaataTCTTATACTCAATCATTAAGAAATAGAGacagtaataataattttaatctaataacatatatagaaaaagaagatttaaaaatagaTGAAAATTATGTAGAAAAATACTACAAAACAGATTTGAAAAGTAAACACATTGCCTCTATTATAGAAGATCGGGAAAAAAGTATTGATgataattctaaaaaaatagataaatacaatttttcatttaatttattaaataaaaaatactctaaaaattcttttaattctcATATGCAAGAATTAGGTGATAGTTTAAACGAAAAATTAAACACAGAATTAGAAAGTGAAGATGCTATTTCTTTTAGATTTCAGTGTGATAAtatgaaagaaaataaaaaagaaaaattactccatttaattaaaaaccaAGGATATGTAAATTTACTGAATCAGGATGCAGATGTTAACAGCGAAAAATCAAATGAAAAGTCAATCAATAGTGATTTTGAAATAACTGAAACAAACCACAATCCTTTTGAAGAATTTTATGAATGTTCTTCtcataaaatattatgtacgaatttaaatttaaatactaATGATAAAGAAAACATCAAAAAAGGAGaacattttaatttaaactCTTATAACACAGTTATAGATAAAAGAACAAGTAATATTACAAATAAAAGTTTAACTAGTTTTCAATTTAAAGATGATAAACAAAATTCTATTTCTACAAGGAAAAAAAGTAACtcagtaaataaaaaagatctTTTTAGATGTATGATATTAAAAGCtattgataatataaatgataattgttttgatgataaaaatgaaaaaaggaaattgaTTGGTTATGAAAAAGTTAAATCAAAATTtaaagtttttaaaaaaagaaatacttGTCTATGGAATTATTTCACTTATCacgaaacaaaaaaaaagaacccctcaaattataatttatcaGAAAAAATTGTTAATATTACACTATTAGATGTTGCTTGTGGTGATTATCattctttaatattattagaaGTAGACATTCTAACATAA
- a CDS encoding golgi organization and biogenesis factor, putative — MSVYIQLTHDISGTVTAVTIGDWILGILKQKNIQEYEVFFKKFLNIYQKQDKESESNNRSEIFSLLLSASDFVFETLVETKKNNKIKVIIDNKESVKSFNEFYKEVEEYFVILISILQLEFKSVEDLNNATNNFIKAIKNYNVFPELRLKILQLLYNSFSVNFSFRFPTFIAILQFSSQNNIFHNILPYIKFIDQWIKEWNISSREKRQIYLIIAQELKKLKKYEDSFKHLKKHIYYFQKESEEVLNHPNTINASVELIVDSINLNNNIYFHEILNLDAIQNLQNINEHQPLFELLTIFYKYSIVEFLTFKNTYGVDFFMKYNINLEVCENKIYLLSIISLFKDTKIQNIQFISEKLNITPLEIEQILVAAIGSGVIDAKIDQINKTVQMKTTILRHFDDHHWELLNNQISKYIDNVQKILDLTNQTKI; from the coding sequence atgtcaGTTTACATTCAGCTAACACATGATATATCAGGAACAGTTACAGCAGTAACTATTGGAGATTGGATACTTGGGATATTAAAGCAGAAAAATATTCAGGAATATgaagttttttttaaaaagtttttaaatatatatcaaaaaCAAGATAAGGAATCAGAAAGTAATAATAGATctgaaatattttctttattattatcagcTAGTGATTTTGTATTTGAAACTCTTgttgaaacaaaaaaaaataataaaattaaagttataattgataataaagaaagtgtaaaaagttttaatgaattttataAGGAAGTAGAAGAATATTTTGTTATCTTAATTTCTATTTTACAATTAGAATTCAAAAGTGTAGAAGATTTAAATAATGCAACaaacaattttattaaagctataaaaaattataatgtaTTTCCAGAATTGAGactaaaaattttacaattaTTATACAATTCTTTTAGtgttaatttttcttttagatTTCCTACTTTTATAGCAATTTTACAATTTTCTTCGcagaataatatttttcataatattctcccatatattaaatttattgatCAATGGATAAAAGAATGGAATATCAGTTCTCGAGAAAAAAgacaaatttatttaattattgcACAGGAATTGAAAAagctaaaaaaatatgaagattCTTTTAagcatttaaaaaaacatatttattattttcaaaaagaaAGTGAAGAAGTTTTAAATCATCCAAACACAATTAATGCAAGTGTCGAATTAATAGTTGACTccattaatttaaataataatatttattttcatgaaattttaaatttagatGCTATACAGaatttacaaaatataaatgaacaTCAACCATTGTTTGAATTATtaactattttttataaatatagtaTTGTTgaatttttaacttttaagAATACATATGGTGTAGATTTTTTCATGAAATACAATATTAACTTAGAAGTTTGTGAAAATAAGATATACTTATTATCAATAATATCTTTGTTTAAAGATACtaaaattcaaaatattcAATTTATTTCAGAGAAATTAAACATAACTCCGTTAGAAATTGAACAAATTCTTGTTGCAGCTATTGGAAGCGGTGTTATTGATGCAAAAATTgatcaaataaataaaacagtTCAAATGAAAACGACTATATTAAGACATTTCGACGATCACCATTGGGAATTATTAAACAATCAAATTAGTAAATACATAGATAATgttcaaaaaatattagacTTAACTAATCAaactaaaatataa
- the BET3 gene encoding trafficking protein particle complex subunit 3, putative produces MSKNKYQKHGEAIFAKLEKVNSELLSLTYGALVSQLLKDLELVDEVNEQLEKMGYNIGIRLIEEFLAKSDISFCEDFEETVEVIAKVAFKMFLGISGTVNCINKESNIYSIIFDSNPLSDFVELPKSLSSLNYCSLLCGVIKGALEQIRIKVNCYFVKDMLKGDDYYEIYIQLKEVMKEEILNDEES; encoded by the exons atgtcaaaaaataaatatcagAAACATGGAGAAGCTATTTTTGCGAAATTAGAAAAAGTG AATTCGGAATTGTTGTCATTAACATATGGGGCTTTAGTAAGTCAGTTGTTAAAAGATTTAGAATTAGTAGATGAAGTTAATGAACaattagaaaaaat ggGATATAACATAGGTATAAGGTTAATTGAAGAATTTTTAGCTAAATCTGATATTTCATTTTGTGAAGATTTTGAAGAAACTGTGGAAGTTATAgcaaaa GTAGCATTTAAAATGTTCCTAGGAATAAGTGGAACTGTTAattgtataaataaagaatcaAATATTTATTCTATAATTTTTGATAGTAACCCATTAAGCGATTTTGTCGAATTACCAAAATCATTGTcttctttaaattattgtAGTTTACTGTGTGGTGTTATAAAAGGAGCGTTAGAGCaa ATTAGAATCAAAGTTAACTGTTACTTTGTTAAAGACATGCTGAAAGGAGATGATTATTACGAAATCTATATTCAACTAAAAGaa GTTATGAAAGAAGAAATTCTGAATGATGAAGAATCATAA
- a CDS encoding RNA-binding protein NOB1, putative, giving the protein MEKKKYVLDANSLIKFKDFLFMNYDCYITEGVIKEIKDENSKKKLNNILPLLKVDKAEEKDINFIKYFSKLTGDYDSLSEVDIEVIALTYMLHRKYGDVSKLRSSPLETIYKYDDVTYDYSNYSDKKKYNKKNRKNKNVIEEISSINDSENLEKEEIYDMKNNMENEDEFKREDYAMEVEKINKTDKSEENEVVDESEDNKNEAVNESEDNKNEVVDESEDNKNEVVNESEDNKNEVVDESEDNKNEVDESEDNKNEVDESEDNKNEVDDESENNKSELDDQIHILKKGNKKIFGCETIKEEVIEVIANDNDDKDGKWININNFDTYNLNIDKKEQFDANIACITTDYSMQNVLYQIGLNVITIDGYKINSIKLWGYFCTSCYFFMRRNSILFCSKCGNNNLRKVNVIVDNNLKKLVVKIPQFRINNKNTIFSIPKKKKNSKFEEKLHIFREDELLIGGRKQYIAHQKKLYENQRNIKNPFNGDNIYDYNDWAFRTTLKSGKVAVLKNPKIIVGGKRNSHKKKR; this is encoded by the coding sequence AtggaaaagaagaaatatgTATTAGATGCAAACagtttaattaaatttaaagattttttatttatgaattATGACTGCTATATAACAGAAGGagtaataaaagaaataaaagatgaaaattcgaaaaagaaattaaataacATTCTTCCATTATTAAAAGTTGATAAAGcagaagaaaaagatattaattttataaaatatttttcaaaattaacAGGGGACTATGATTCATTAAGTGAAGTAGATATAGAAGTTATTGCATTAACTTATATGCTTCATAGAAAATATGGTGATGTATCAAAATTACGATCATCTCCGTTAGAaacaatttataaatatgatgATGTTACTTACGATTATTCCAATTACAgcgataaaaaaaaatataataaaaaaaatcgcaaaaataaaaatgtaattgAAGAAATAAGTTCAATTAATGACTctgaaaatttagaaaaagaagagatttatgatatgaaaaataatatggaAAATGAAGACGAATTTAAAAGAGAAGATTATGCAATGGAagttgaaaaaataaataaaacagaTAAAagtgaagaaaatgaagtaGTTGATGAGAgtgaagataataaaaatgaagcaGTTAATGAGAgtgaagataataaaaatgaagtagTTGATGAGAgtgaagataataaaaatgaagtagTTAATGAGAgtgaagataataaaaatgaagtagTTGATGAGAgtgaagataataaaaatgaagtagATGAGAgtgaagataataaaaatgaagtagATGAGAgtgaagataataaaaatgaagtagATGATGAgagtgaaaataataaaagtgaaTTAGATGATCAAATTCATATCCTGAAAAAGgggaataaaaaaatatttggtTGTGAAACAATAAAAGAAGAAGTAATAGAAGTAATAGCAAATGACAATGATGATAAAGATGGAAAGtggataaatataaataattttgatacgtataatttaaatattgatAAGAAAGAACAATTTGATGCAAACATTGCTTGTATTACTACGGATTATTCAATGCAAAATGTTTTATATCAGATTGGATTAAATGTAATAACAATAGATGGATACAAAATAAATTCAATTAAATTATGGGGATATTTCTGTACAtcatgttatttttttatgagaCGAAATTCTATACTTTTTTGTTCTAAATGtggtaataataatttaagaaaaGTAAATGTTATTgttgataataatttaaaaaagttagTTGTAAAAATTCCACAATTTAGAATAAACAATAAAAACACAATTTTTAGTATtcctaaaaagaaaaaaaatagtaaatttgaagaaaaattacatatttttagaGAAGATGAATTATTAATTGGTGGTAGGAAACAATATATAGctcatcaaaaaaaattatatgaaaatcaaagaaatataaaaaatcctTTTAATGGTGATAATATTTATGATTATAATGATTGGGCATTTAGGACAACGTTGAAAAGCGGAAAAGTGGcagttttaaaaaatccaAAAATTATTGTAGGAGGGAAAAGAAATtcacacaaaaaaaaaagatag